The genome window TATTATAGCATTTAAGAGACTTGATATCCCAAATATAAATCCTATTGCTCCCCCAACTATTGGTCCCTCCATAATAGCTCCAATAATAACTGGTATATGCATTATAGTTGCTTTTGTAGGTCCAACTGGAATAAATCCCAATGGAGTCATAGATAGCATAATAGAAATAGCTGATAGTACTCCTATTATAGTCATCTTTCTTACATTTACTTTTCTTACTGATGCACTTGTGTTCATCATAAAAAATACACCTCCGTTCCAGCTCATTACGATGCCGGACTACTTAATTTTTTGTCTTTTTTCTTGTAATTATGAGTCAAGCTACCATTGTAGGATGCCCGCTCTAACAAGAATAATTTTATCAAGATGAGTTGCTATTGTCAACAATTTGACAAGAAAAATATGCTAATTTCATCATATTTCTCATTTTTTTACTATATCTTTATATGCTATTATATTTTCTACACTATCCGCTTTTTTTACTGCATTTATTATACTTTTTTCCACAACCTCTACAGCCAATGAACCTACTAATGTTATATCTGCTTCTATTTCTTCTGTTGATATTGTGAATATTGTATCTCCATCATGAGGTGTATGGATAGGAAAAATAGCTTTAGCATATCCATCATGTCCCATTTGAGATATCTTTTTACATCCAGCTTTGGTTAACTTAGCATTTGTTGCAATTATCCCAATTGTAGTATTATCTATACTAAACCCACCCTTACTTTCGCCTTGTTTCATTAATTTATATGTATCAATTGTTTCTGTCTTTTTATCATTTAAAGCACCAGCTATAACCTTACCATTTTCATAAACATCTCCAAGAGCATTTACAGCAATTAATGCAGATACAATTAGACCATTATCTAATTTTATGGAATAACTACCTATGCCACCTTTCATAGCATATTCCTGACCTCTTATCTTTCCAACAGTGGCTCCGCATCCAGCTCCATAATTTCCTTGATTTAAAATATCTTTACTTGCAACTTCACAAGCTCTATAACCCATTTGTAAATCTGGTCTACACTTAAAATCTCCTGCACCTAAATCAAATAAAACTGCTCCAACAACTATAGGTACTTTTCCAACACCTACATCAAATCCAATTCCTTTTTCCTCTAAGTATCTACTTACACCACAAGTAGATTCAAGACCATATGCAGAACCTCCAGCTAAAACTACTGCATGAACTTTTTGAACCATATTTATAGGGTCTAATAAATCGGTTTCTCTAGTTCCTGGAGCAGAACCTCTTACATCAACACCACAAGTAGCTCCTTCTTCACATATTACTACTGTACATCCAGTAAGACCATCTCTATCCTCCACTTGCCCAACCTTTAGACCTTCTACATCCAAAATATTATTATACATATCCTTTTTCTCCTCTTATAGAAACTTCACCTGAAATGATTTCTTTTACATTTCCATCACTACTTTGAACTAGCAGATTTCCATCCTCATTTATGTCCAAACATTTCACTAATTCCTTATCAGTGCCTTTTAATACATATATATTTTTATCTATAATTGCAGAATAATCTCTACACATTTTTAAAGTTTTTTCTCTAGAATTATTTACAATATAATCTAAATATAATTTTTCAAATTCAGTCAATACATTTCTAACAATATCTACTCTAGATAATTTATATCCTTCTTTATATAGTGATGTAGCTTTTTCGGCTATTTCTGGTTCAAAATCCATTGTCTTAACATTTATTCCAATTCCAAGAACAACATAATTCGTTCTTTCAATCTCAGCAGATAACTCCGTTAATATACCACATATTTTTTTACCATTTAAAATAACATCGTTTGGCCATTTTATTAGGGTATTTGCTCCTAATTTATTTAAAGCCTTTGTTACACTTGCTCCTGCTATTAAAGTTATAAATGGTGCTTTAAATGGCTCCATATCTGGTTTCAAAATAATACTCATCCAGACTCCTTCATGAGGTTTGGATTCCCATGTTCTTCCCAATCGACCTTTTCCCATTTCCTGATGTTCACTTAAAATCACAGTTCCATCTATATTATTTGTAGCTATTCTTTTTGCATATTCATTAGTTGAGTCTATAGTTTCAAGATGTATGATATTCTTTCCAATAAACTCCGTATCTAATTTATAATAAATATTTTGAGGACTTAATAAATCAGTCGGGTTTTCTGATAATCTATAACCTTTCTTATTTACAGACTCTATATTATATCCTTCTTCTTTTAGAGCCTTCATATGTTTCCATATAGCTGCACGTGATACCCCTAATTGTTTTGATAATTCCTCTCCTGAAATAAATTCAGATTTATTATTTAATATAATTTCTATTATCTTATCTCGCATATTTCACCTCTAATATGACATGATTTCATGACTTATTTTCTTCTAATAAATAATTATACATTATTAATCTACTTTTAATACTATTAATTTTAAATTTCCTTTTTAATTATTATCATAGTTAGGTTTATATTTTATATTGATGATTTTATATTTTACTTAAATATTTTTAAAATAATAAAAAACTGAAAGTATCAATCAAATTAACATATGCAAATATACTTTGCTTATCAATTTAATATTATACTTTCAGTTTTAGTATTTAATCCATATCAGATAATATTCTTAAAATGGTCAATATTTTAAAACTATTTATCTTCATCAGATTTATCTTCTAAATTTTTATTTATATCAATAACATTGTTTCTTTCTTCATCTTTTTCTAACTTTATAGTCAATTGCTCTTCAATTTCTTTAGAAGAATTTTCCTCTGTAATTGCATTTTCAATATCATTTAGTGGTAATTCTTTATTGAATGCTTTTACAAATTGCTCTGCATCTAGAGTTTCATATATAAGTAAAGCTTGTGCCACATACTCTAATCTATCCATATTTTCTTGTAATATACTTCTTGTCTTATCATATGCACCATCAACTATACGTTTTGTTTCTTGGTCTATCTCAAAAGCAACTTCTTCAGAATAATTTCTCTTACTTGAAAAGCTGTTCCCTAAGAATACTTCATCATCACTATCAAATGACATTGGACCAAGCTTAGAGCTCATTCCATATTTTGTTACCATACTTCTTGCAGTAGCCGTAACTCTTTCCAAGTCATTTGAAGCACCTGTAGACACATCTTTAAGTACTAACTCTTCTGCTACTCTACCTCCAAGTAAAACTACAATATTTTCTTTCATTTCATTTTTTGTAGCATAGAACTTATCTTCAACAGGAAGTTGCATTGTAAATCCTCCAGCTCTTCCTCTTGGTACTATTGTAACTTGGTGAACTGGGCTTACTTCCTCAAGTACATGGGCACAAACTGCATGCCCTCCTTCATGATATGCTGTAAGTTTTCTTTCTTTTTCACTTATTACTTTTGATTTTTTAGCCACACCTGCTATAACCTTTGTTATAGCTTCTTCTATAGTAGCCATCTTAATTTTCTTTTCTCTTTTTCTAGCTGTTAGTATAGCTGCTTCATTCATTAAGTTCTCTATATCAGCAGGAGTAAATCCTGGTGTTCTTCTAGCTAAAACATCCATTTTTACATCATCACTTAATGGCTTATTTCTTGAGTGAACTTTAAATATAGCCTCTCTGCCTTTTACATCTGGCGTACCAACAACAACTTGTCTGTCAAATCTTCCTGGTCTAAGTAAAGCTGGGTCAAGTATATCTGGTCTATTTGTAGCTGCCATGATTATTATACCTTGGTTTACTCCAAATCCATCCATTTCAACTAGAAGTTGATTAAGAGTTTGCTCTCTTTCATCATGACCTCCACCAAGACCTGCACCTCTTTTTCTACCAACTGCATCAATCTCGTCTATAAAGATTATAGCAGGAGCACTTTTCTTAGCCTGTTCAAATAAGTCTCTTACTCTCGAAGCACCAACCCCAACAAACATTTCAACGAAATCAGAACCACTTATACTAAAAAATGGAACTCCTGCTTCTCCTGCAACTGCTCTTGATAGATATGTTTTACCAGTTCCAGGAGGTCCTACCATAAGCATCCCTTTTGGTATTCTTGCACCCAATTCAATATATTTCTTAGGGTTCTTTAAGAAATCTACTACCTCTTGTAAATCTTCTTTTTCCTCATCTAGCCCAGCTACATCTTTAAATGTAACTCTAGTTTTTTCATCATCTTTATGAACCTTAGCTTTTGATTTACCAAAGCTCATAACCTTTCCGCCTCCACCTTGAGACTGATTCATAAACACGAACCAAAGAATTACCATGAAGAATATTAACAGTAATGTAGGCAACATTTCGACAAACCAAGGTGTAGATGGCTTAGCTTCACCACCAAAAGTTAGTTTTCCAGCCTTAGCTTGGTCTAACACCTCATCTGCAAGTTTATTTCCCATCACTTCTGTTGGAACATATGACTTAAACTTTGTATTTGTATCTTTTATAGTACCTTCTACAGAAGTTTGATTTACAAAGTATAATCTTGATATATTCTCATCTGTTAATTCTCTATATACTTCAGAGAACTTTAAATCTTTTATTTTTTCTGTAGGCTTACCTGAGAATTGAACTATACCTACTATAATTATAAAAACAAGTAGATAAAAACCTGCCCCTTTTAGCAACTTATTCAATATAGAAGCCCTCCTTTCATACATTGCTTTGCTCTATAATTTGTTAAAATTAATTTTTAATACTTCTTTTGTTCCTTCATCAATTTTATAATTTTCACTGATTTTATAATCTCCAACACATATTATTCCTTCACTGTCTGTGATTATAGGAATTTTACATCTTTCTTCTCTTGGGATTTTTAAATCTATGAATAAATCTTTCACTTTTTTACTTCCCATAGCAAGCTTTATCTTATCCCCTTGCCTTCTGCTCCTTATTACTATACCCCCTTTTACCTTATTAAAATCAAACCCTTTAGATGAATTGTCTAATTTCATACTTTTATACCTATCTATACTCATTACTTGGGTCTCAATAATTTGTTTTAATTCTTTTATTTTAATAAACCCATTACTAGGTACATTGTAATAAAATTCAATTTCCTCATTAACAATTTCCTCATTGGTTAATATTATACTGTCTTTTTTTCTATAAACAAATATATTTCTTGGAAGAGTTAACATTTTATTTACTTTTGAATTATCTTCTAAAGACATTATATCCTCTATATGTCTTTGGTCAACAAAATTAGTATCTCCTAGTATATGTTTTATAGAATTTCTAAGAACCCTAACTTTGATAGCCTCATGTAAACAAACAAAATCGTCTAAATTTATCTCTACAAAGCCTTTTTCTTTTACATTTGAAACTTCTCTAAATTTAGCCTCTGCCTCTTTCTCAATATAATCGTTATCACTTTTTAAACTATTGCTCATCCTCACTATAGATTCTATTACATTTGAATTAAAATTATCCTTCATATATGGTAAAAGGTCTAACCTTATCTTATTTCTAGTGTATATATTTTCTAAATTTGTTTTATCTATTCTCGGATTTAAATTATAAGCTTCACAATACTCCTCTATTTCACTTCTTTCTACGTCTAATATAGGTCTAATTATGCAGTTATCTCTAATATAATCAATTCCCTTTAGACCTTTTAAACCTGTTCCTCTCATGATACGCATCATAACAGTTTCGGCTTGGTCATTGAGATTATGACCTATTGCTATTTTATTGGCTTTAATCTTATCCTTAATTTCATAAAACATTTCATATCTTAGCTTCCTTGCTCCTTCTTCTAATGATAATCCCTCATTTTCACAATATTTTGGTACATTAATAGACTTTACAAAGAATATAATTCCCATATCCTCACAAAGTTTAGATACATATAATGCATCTTTTTGAGCTTCTATCCCTCTTATTTGGTGATTTAAATGTGCTGCATATATTTCTATATTAAAATCTTTTTTTAATCTATTTAGTACATGCAATAAACAAACTGAATCAGGTCCTCCAGAAAGACCTAAAACTATTTTATCGCCTTTTTGTATTAAATTATGTTTATTTATAGTACTTAGTACCTTATCAAATATCATATTTATCCCTCTTACACTTAGTTTTATTCACTTTTAAGTATACTTTCTATAAAAAAACGCTAAACCCTTGTATCAATTTTAAGAAATTAAAGTTTAATATAAATATAATAATACCAAATAAATTAAATAAAAGGTAGTTTTTTCACTACCTTTATAAAATTTCTGGAAAATAGCTATAGTTATTATTTAATACCTATGTATATATCTATTTTATTCCTACCTAAAAATAAATCTTGTATCTTTATATTATAATCTATTTTCAATTTTATGTGTTCCCCTTCTTGTATATTTATATCTAATTCTCTTGTATCAATATCAATTAATAAAGTACCTTGTGGGGTCACATACTTCGTAGTACTACTCTCTCCACATTTAAACAGCATTGTTGAGTTAATAGCACCAAACTTTTTTATACTAACTTCATTTTTAAGTATCTTTATGGTATTAGTTATTTCTATGTTTTCTTCCTTTTCCTTGTAAATAACATATATTCCATCATTTTTATAAAAAATTTTACCAAAGGCAGTTATCTCTATGGTGTCCATATTTCCTTTTTCATCATATTGTCTAGTATTTATACTTATTTTTACACTCAACGATTTTTCCTCCATAGATTTTTCATATAAACTAGTATTTTTGTATTTCTACGTTTTGAATCTTATCAATTTTTTTCTTTAAAAATTCTCTTGCTATATCTGAAAATTTCTCATGTATATCTGATACATAATATTGATAAGTTCCATGAACTTCTGTATTGTTTATAATATTTTGCACCTCTAAAATCGTTTTTAAATCTTTAGCAGTCTCTTTAGCTGGATTAACCAGTTTTATATGTTCTCCAACTTCTTCACCGATTGTTCTCTTCAAAATAGGATAATGAGTACATCCTAATACTAAAGAATCTATATTTTTTTCTTTCAATTCTTGTAAATATATCTTTGCTGTCAATTTAGCTACTTCTGTATTTGCCCATCCTTCTTCAACAATAGGTACGAATAGAGGGCATGCTTTATTAACAATTTCTATACTTTCATCTATTTTAGATATTTCCAAGTTGTATGCTTTTGAACTTATAGTTCCTTCAGTTCCTATTATTCCTACAATTTTGTTTTTTGTAGAACTTACAGCCGTTCTAGCTCCTGCTTCTATAACACCAATTATTGGTATATCATATTTTTCTTTAGCTTCTTTTAAACTTCTTGCAGTAGCAGTGTTACATGCTATAACTATAGCTTTTACATCCTTTGTTTTTAAAAAGTTTATAGCTTGAAAAGTATATTTAATTATAGTCTCTTTAGATCTTGAACCATATGGTATTCTAGCAGTATCTCCAAAATATATTATATTCTCATTTGGCAATATCTTCATTATCTCTTTTAAAACTGTTAATCCGCCTAATCCCGAATCAAAAACTCCTATTGGTTTATTGCTCATCTTTATACAACACCTACTTTACATTTTTGTGTTTAACAACAACTCGTTTATCGCTAAAATTTTTATTTATATTCATAATTAATATATTATTACCTAAATGATTATTATAGTTTATTTTGCACAAAAAATAAAGGAGCTATCTCAAATTAGAAAATAATTTCTATAAAAAGACAACTCCTTTCACTACTTAAAAATTAAAATTTATTTTGCAAATACATGATTTCCTATTCTCATATACGGATTTAGTCTATTTATCCACTTACAAGTGGCTATTTCTGGATTCCAGAAATATACTGCTTTATTAGTTGGGTCAGTTCCATAAAGAGCTTCTTGAGCTGCTTTACATGCTGAGTCTGTTGGTGCCATCTTTATTGAACCATCAAGCACAACTGAGAAAGCATTTTTTTGATATATGACTTCTTCTATTGTGTCTGGAAATCTAGAATCCAATACTCTATTTATTACTACAGCTGCTACAGCAACCTGTCCCTCATAGCTTTCTCCTCTAGCTTCTCCTGCAACCAACTTAGATAATAGCATCAAGTCATCATCAGATAAATTTATGACTTCTTTCTTTGCTATATTTTTTTCTTGTTTATTTACTTTCGTAATCTTCTCTGTTGGTTCATATGCAAATACCTCTTTAATAGGCATAAATATAAAAGTCAAAGCTAATAGTGTAGCCATCAGTTTACTCCACCTGTCCATGATTAAAACCACTCCTTACAATCTTATTTTTAAAATTTTTTCTCTAAATCCTTTACTACTTCAAGGACTTTAAACTTAATTTTTACTCTACTTGTTTTCTTCGGTGTATCTTGTTTTATTAACTTATATTCTTTATCAGTTAAAACTTCTTTCAACTTATCATCTGTAGATTTATCTATTACTCCATTAGACTCATCAACAAAGCATAGTGGAGGGAACATAACACACCACCAATTTTTTCCTTCACCTTTTCCAATAATAATCTTTAATGCTTTATATTCACCAGCTGGAAGAACTATATTAGAATATTGTTTAGTAGGAAAATTGCTATATTGTATACCTACCTTTACACTGTAATTATATCCATTTTTAAGAATAATATTTTTGCTTATTTCTTCCAAGCTACTATATTCCTTTTTTATAATAGTTTCACTTTCTTTTATACTTTTTGAATTTTGAAGCTTTGGTTGTAAATATTTTATTACTTCATCTCTAACTTTTAGTTTAAGTTCTTGGTCTTTATCTGTATTACTATTTGCTATAACATGAAATCTTATTAATTTATCTTTATAATCTTTTGATATATTGTCTACTTTTTTTACCTCACCATTTATTACTATTGTCATTATTGATATGACTGATATAAGACTTAATATTAATAGTCCCAATCTAATCTTAATTTTTCTCATTGCAAATTCCCCCTTAAGATAAATTTATATCATCAATTATGTCCAATTAAATTTAATTTATTCATAATATTTTTTAATATTAATAAAAGACTGTCGCATGAGCAAATTAAATTTATTCTGTGAGAGCTCTTTTGAACTTGGGATTTATTTTTTTATACAAAAAAAGGGCGTAGCACTATTTTCTAGTGTGACAGCCCCAAGTCTTATATTTTATAAGTCTTTACTAATCATAGCCTTATCTATCATAAACTGCTCTGCTTTTTCTATATGCTCTGTAGCGTACTTCTTAGATAACTCACTATCACCTTTAATTATAGCATCAAGTAAATATCTATGTTCTTCAACAATATTATGTGATGTATCATAAGCAGACATGTAAGTAACTCTAAACCTATATACTTGTTCCCACAATGAGTTTATTAGTTGGATTAATTTTTTATTGTTGGTTGCTCTAAATATACATTCATGAAATTCTACATCAAGTTTTAATAACGCATCTACATCGGATTCTAAAGTACTTTTCTTGAATTCTTCTGATATATCTTTAAGCTTTTTAAT of Clostridioides sp. ES-S-0054-01 contains these proteins:
- a CDS encoding P1 family peptidase, translated to MYNNILDVEGLKVGQVEDRDGLTGCTVVICEEGATCGVDVRGSAPGTRETDLLDPINMVQKVHAVVLAGGSAYGLESTCGVSRYLEEKGIGFDVGVGKVPIVVGAVLFDLGAGDFKCRPDLQMGYRACEVASKDILNQGNYGAGCGATVGKIRGQEYAMKGGIGSYSIKLDNGLIVSALIAVNALGDVYENGKVIAGALNDKKTETIDTYKLMKQGESKGGFSIDNTTIGIIATNAKLTKAGCKKISQMGHDGYAKAIFPIHTPHDGDTIFTISTEEIEADITLVGSLAVEVVEKSIINAVKKADSVENIIAYKDIVKK
- a CDS encoding biotin--[acetyl-CoA-carboxylase] ligase, yielding MRDKIIEIILNNKSEFISGEELSKQLGVSRAAIWKHMKALKEEGYNIESVNKKGYRLSENPTDLLSPQNIYYKLDTEFIGKNIIHLETIDSTNEYAKRIATNNIDGTVILSEHQEMGKGRLGRTWESKPHEGVWMSIILKPDMEPFKAPFITLIAGASVTKALNKLGANTLIKWPNDVILNGKKICGILTELSAEIERTNYVVLGIGINVKTMDFEPEIAEKATSLYKEGYKLSRVDIVRNVLTEFEKLYLDYIVNNSREKTLKMCRDYSAIIDKNIYVLKGTDKELVKCLDINEDGNLLVQSSDGNVKEIISGEVSIRGEKGYV
- the ftsH gene encoding ATP-dependent zinc metalloprotease FtsH, whose translation is MYERRASILNKLLKGAGFYLLVFIIIVGIVQFSGKPTEKIKDLKFSEVYRELTDENISRLYFVNQTSVEGTIKDTNTKFKSYVPTEVMGNKLADEVLDQAKAGKLTFGGEAKPSTPWFVEMLPTLLLIFFMVILWFVFMNQSQGGGGKVMSFGKSKAKVHKDDEKTRVTFKDVAGLDEEKEDLQEVVDFLKNPKKYIELGARIPKGMLMVGPPGTGKTYLSRAVAGEAGVPFFSISGSDFVEMFVGVGASRVRDLFEQAKKSAPAIIFIDEIDAVGRKRGAGLGGGHDEREQTLNQLLVEMDGFGVNQGIIIMAATNRPDILDPALLRPGRFDRQVVVGTPDVKGREAIFKVHSRNKPLSDDVKMDVLARRTPGFTPADIENLMNEAAILTARKREKKIKMATIEEAITKVIAGVAKKSKVISEKERKLTAYHEGGHAVCAHVLEEVSPVHQVTIVPRGRAGGFTMQLPVEDKFYATKNEMKENIVVLLGGRVAEELVLKDVSTGASNDLERVTATARSMVTKYGMSSKLGPMSFDSDDEVFLGNSFSSKRNYSEEVAFEIDQETKRIVDGAYDKTRSILQENMDRLEYVAQALLIYETLDAEQFVKAFNKELPLNDIENAITEENSSKEIEEQLTIKLEKDEERNNVIDINKNLEDKSDEDK
- the tilS gene encoding tRNA lysidine(34) synthetase TilS, whose amino-acid sequence is MIFDKVLSTINKHNLIQKGDKIVLGLSGGPDSVCLLHVLNRLKKDFNIEIYAAHLNHQIRGIEAQKDALYVSKLCEDMGIIFFVKSINVPKYCENEGLSLEEGARKLRYEMFYEIKDKIKANKIAIGHNLNDQAETVMMRIMRGTGLKGLKGIDYIRDNCIIRPILDVERSEIEEYCEAYNLNPRIDKTNLENIYTRNKIRLDLLPYMKDNFNSNVIESIVRMSNSLKSDNDYIEKEAEAKFREVSNVKEKGFVEINLDDFVCLHEAIKVRVLRNSIKHILGDTNFVDQRHIEDIMSLEDNSKVNKMLTLPRNIFVYRKKDSIILTNEEIVNEEIEFYYNVPSNGFIKIKELKQIIETQVMSIDRYKSMKLDNSSKGFDFNKVKGGIVIRSRRQGDKIKLAMGSKKVKDLFIDLKIPREERCKIPIITDSEGIICVGDYKISENYKIDEGTKEVLKINFNKL
- a CDS encoding DUF1934 domain-containing protein, with the protein product MEEKSLSVKISINTRQYDEKGNMDTIEITAFGKIFYKNDGIYVIYKEKEENIEITNTIKILKNEVSIKKFGAINSTMLFKCGESSTTKYVTPQGTLLIDIDTRELDINIQEGEHIKLKIDYNIKIQDLFLGRNKIDIYIGIK
- a CDS encoding glutamate racemase; the protein is MSNKPIGVFDSGLGGLTVLKEIMKILPNENIIYFGDTARIPYGSRSKETIIKYTFQAINFLKTKDVKAIVIACNTATARSLKEAKEKYDIPIIGVIEAGARTAVSSTKNKIVGIIGTEGTISSKAYNLEISKIDESIEIVNKACPLFVPIVEEGWANTEVAKLTAKIYLQELKEKNIDSLVLGCTHYPILKRTIGEEVGEHIKLVNPAKETAKDLKTILEVQNIINNTEVHGTYQYYVSDIHEKFSDIAREFLKKKIDKIQNVEIQKY
- a CDS encoding cell wall hydrolase → MATLLALTFIFMPIKEVFAYEPTEKITKVNKQEKNIAKKEVINLSDDDLMLLSKLVAGEARGESYEGQVAVAAVVINRVLDSRFPDTIEEVIYQKNAFSVVLDGSIKMAPTDSACKAAQEALYGTDPTNKAVYFWNPEIATCKWINRLNPYMRIGNHVFAK
- the spoIIR gene encoding stage II sporulation protein R, whose translation is MRKIKIRLGLLILSLISVISIMTIVINGEVKKVDNISKDYKDKLIRFHVIANSNTDKDQELKLKVRDEVIKYLQPKLQNSKSIKESETIIKKEYSSLEEISKNIILKNGYNYSVKVGIQYSNFPTKQYSNIVLPAGEYKALKIIIGKGEGKNWWCVMFPPLCFVDESNGVIDKSTDDKLKEVLTDKEYKLIKQDTPKKTSRVKIKFKVLEVVKDLEKKF